Proteins encoded within one genomic window of Anastrepha ludens isolate Willacy chromosome 4, idAnaLude1.1, whole genome shotgun sequence:
- the LOC128860801 gene encoding catalase-like: protein MSNRDAASNQLIDYKNNLSASPGIITTGAGNPVGIKDATLTVGPRGPALLQDVNFLDELAAFDRERIPERVVHAKGAGAFGYFEVTHDITKYCAAKVFEKVHKRTPIAVRFSTVGGESGSSDTVRDPRGFAVKFYTDDGIWDLVGNNTPIFFIRDPILFPSFIHTQKRNPQTHLKDPDMFWDFLTLRPESTHQVSFLFSDRGIPDGFRHMNGYGSHTFKLINCKGEPVYAKFHYKTDQGIKNLDPKVAQDLAASDPDYSLRDLYDSIKNGNYPSWTWYIQVMTFDQAKKFKYNPFDVTKVWSHADFPLIPVGKMVLDRNPTNYFAEVEQIAFSPAHFVPGIEPSPDKMLQGRLFSYSDTHRHRLGPNYLQIPVNCPYRVSVKNFQRDGAMRVNDNQGGAPNYFPNSFSGPEESARAKSLMPCCPVQGDVYRFSSGFTEDNYSQVTDFWVYVLDDKTRQRLVANISGSLSNASQFIQERAVKNFTLVHADFGRMLTEALNLAKSAKI from the exons GCTTCTCCTGGCATTATTACTACAGGAGCTGGTAACCCGGTCGGTATTAAGGATGCCACTCTAACTGTGGGCCCAAGGGGTCCCGCTCTGTTGCAGGATGTTAACTTTTTGGATGAGTTGGCTGCCTTTGACCGTGAACGTATACCTGAGCGTGTTGTCCATGCTAAAGGCGCAGGCGCTTTTGGCTATTTCGAAGTAACACACgatattacaaaatattgtgCAGCTAAGGTGTTTGAAAAGGTACATAAGCGGACGCCGATCGCTGTACGTTTTTCCACAGTTGGTGGAGAAAGTGGATCCTCTGACACCGTTCGTGACCCGCGTGGTTTTGCTGTTAAATTCTACACTGACGACGGCATTTGGGATTTAGTTGGCAATAACACTCCAATTTTCTTTATTCGTGATCCGATTTTGTTTCCCAGTTTTATCCATACACAGAAGCGCAATCCTCAAACTCATTTGAAGGATCCAGACATGTTCTGGGACTTTTTGACTCTTCGGCCGGAAAGTACTCACCAG GTATCCTTTTTGTTTAGCGATCGTGGAATTCCCGATGGTTTTCGTCACATGAATGGTTATGGTTCTCATAcctttaagttaattaattgCAAAGGCGAGCCGGTATATGCCAAGTTCCACTACAAAACAGATCAGGGCATTAAAAATCTTGATCCAAAGGTTGCCCAAGATCTAGCAGCAAGTGATCCTGACTACAGTCTTCGAGATCTATACGATTCTATTAAGAATGGTAATTATCCCAGCTGGACGTGGTACATTCAAGTGATGACATTTGATCAGGCCAAGAAATTTAAGTATAATCCATTTGATGTAACAAAGGTTTGGAGTCACGCAGACTTTCCACTTATACCGGTTGGAAAGATGGTGCTCGATCGAAATCCGACCAATTACTTCGCAGAAGTGGAGCAAATCGCTTTCAGTCCAGCGCATTTCGTACCGGGCATTGAACCATCGCCTGATAAGATGTTGCAAGGTCGACTTTTCTCATATTCTGATACACATAGGCATCGCTTGGGACCTAATTACTTGCAGATTCCCGTTAATTGTCCTTATCGCGTTAGCGTGAAGAACTTTCAGCGTGACGGTGCAATGCGTGTTAACGACAATCAAGGTGGCGCTCCTAACTACTTCCCGAACTCATTCTCTGGACCTGAGGAAAGTGCTCGTGCAAAGAGCTTGATGCCGTGTTGCCCTGTACAGGGTGACGTATATCGCTTCAGCAGCGGTTTCACTGAAGATAACTACAGCCAGGTGACCGATTTCTGGGTTTATGTGTTGGACGATAAAACTCGCCAGCGTCTGGTAGCTAATATTTCTGGCAGTTTGAGCAATGCCAGCCAATTCATTCAAGAGCGCGCTGTGAAGAACTTCACCTTGGTTCATGCAGACTTTGGTAGAATGCTTACTGAAGCCCTCAACTTGGCTAAATCTGCcaaaatctaa